In Gambusia affinis linkage group LG06, SWU_Gaff_1.0, whole genome shotgun sequence, one DNA window encodes the following:
- the gap43 gene encoding neuromodulin, whose amino-acid sequence MLCCIRRTKPVEKNDDADQKIEQDGTPNKPEDKAHKAATKIQASFRGHITRKKMKDGEEEKDGDSPAAEEAENGEETKKVEGEEAPAKQEETTGEEAKKEGEETNQAKTPGADKPANSPAGTATSPVAAAPAAASPTAATAPSEPQKEEPKAEEKPKEVEATAKSPTTATAEEKKEEKSEGKKEEARKADVPAAVSPTAEKEEPNQTNDKKDAAEESKVEENAHPDGAAETSEAKED is encoded by the exons GTGGAGAAGAATGATGATGCAGATCAGAAGATTGAACAGGATGGCACCCCCAACAAGCCTGAAGACAAGGCTCACAAGGCTGCCACCAAAATACAGGCAAGCTTCCGTGGACACATAACTCGGAAAAAGATGAAAGatggagaagaagagaaggacGGAGACAGTCCTGCTGCAGAAGAGGCAGAAAACGGAGAGGAGACGAAGAAGGTGGAGGGAGAAGAGGCACCTGCTAAGCAGGAGGAAACTACAGGAGAGGAGGCCAAGAAGGAGGGGGAGGAGACAAACCAGGCCAAAACCCCAGGAGCAGATAAGCCAGCTAACTCTCCTGCAGGCACAGCAACTTCTCCCgtagcagcagctccagctgctgcctctccCACTGCTGCCACAGCCCCCTCTGAACCTCAGAAAGAGGAGCCGAAGGCCGAGGAGAAGCCCAAAGAGGTGGAGGCCACAGCCAAGAGTCCCACCACAGCCACAGCcgaggagaaaaaggaggagaagagtGAGGGGAAGAAGGAGGAGGCCAGAAAAGCCGATGTGCCTGCTGCTGTCAGTCCGACAGCTGAAAAGGAGGAGCCTAAccaaacaaatgataaaaaag ATGCTGCAGAGGAATCAAAAGTGGAGGAGAATGCCCACCCAGATGGGGCTGCGGAGACCTCTGAGGCCAAGGAAGACTAA